The nucleotide sequence TAGGCATCTAAGAGGTGTGAATATTAGATGTCATAGTTTATAGGTCCCCCCTCATCCCCAACCGTTACTATGAGATAGAGAGAGGAGGTAAACCCATTGGGCCCCTCATGATAATCTCATCATACTATGTCATGCCAGCTTGCATCGAGCTCACATTTGACTCCTCAAGGTCTCTATCAAGAGAGGTAGGTTGTCTTTCTACAACAAGCAGTGCCTCATCCAATTCAAAATTCGGATCCATTGTAACCTTGTCATATatcttaaaaatttataaaatattaactcCATTGTCATAAGTCTCCTCACCTTGAGGCATTCACCTACGCATCACCCGACTGCTTCCTTCATCTTCTTCAGCATCATAGGCGATCATCGACCTTTATCTTCTTTGTGCCTTTGGGCTCTGATCCAATAGCCATATAGGTCCCCTTTCTTAGTAGGTCTGAATTCTCCCCAAGGGTTGACGATTCGATGATTCCTTGAAGGGTATCCCCACCAACAGAGATGATAAATTTCAAAGGTGTCAAATCACTTCCATCATCCATCTTAGAAGAGCAATCAACCCGTTTATGACCTACGCACCCACATCAAAAACATATGGATGGAAGATTCACAtaaaagtaaaattaaaaaaatccaaaTTGAGGAGCCTCGATCCACACCCCTGAGGAACAAACAAATCGATTTGGACGCATATTAGCAAAAACTACCATGGCCAAACTTGAGAGACCAATCACCAATTTTAATGGGTCACCCCAAAGCATGCATAATATTTGAAAAGCACGCATAATATTCATATGACAATCCATGAAGTTGAATTCACACCTAACAAGTTTTAAGCGTCTCAGTCAAAGGATTAAAATTCGGCCACTAAGGGTACACATGCAAAAGCTGGCCTCTGAAGGACCAAGGTGCAAAAGTAAGGACAAACACCATGTCTTCCTCCAATTGGAagcaaaacagaaaaaaaatccattcagCATATCCATATAATTAAAGGATCATATGAAACTTTTCAATTCTTAGCCACAAAATCACACCAAATATGCAACGgagtcaaaagaaaagaaagaacttaAATCCTTCTCACTTGTACGACGAGAGTAGCACTGCCCAAAAGACGATGTTACGCATAAGACACCGGAAACCTTGTTTTGGTCATCATAGGTCCCACAACCAAAGTAGCTGTCAATGCTTTGTGGGATCTGTAAGAAGAAGATGAAGTCACAATAGAGGACCGCCCTCGAACAAGAGAGGAGTTAGCGAAAGGAGTCTTGGAGGATGAAGCCCTAAACGAAGAGAAGGATCCGTAATCTATGGGGGATTCCCAAGCTTCTCTCTCTATCGCCCACTATCTATCGCCCACTATCATATCCCCCTGTTGGTATGCAACTTAAACTTTGATTAAATCACATCAAAATTCACTAGATCACGCATCAACAGATCGCATGCGTACGACCATGTGATTATTCGAGAACCAATAACATAGTTTCAACAATTccttaaaatgataaaaaaaaattagatgaaaTTTTATCGAGCTTATATATGATTAAATTCTATATTATAAATTATGTAAATAgatttttattctattttttaaAGGATACACATAAGAGAAACAAAGGTATAGGCAAAaagtaaccaaaaaaaaaaaaatgaattaatCATCTAAAAACCAATAGAAACTGGTAGCACAAGAATTTATACAGTCGGATAACACAGTAGCAGGAAGAGGAGTTAAATTAAgacttcaaaaataaagaaaCTCATCCCTATATTAAAATGAATTCACATTAATGTTGAGAAAGATGCAGAAACAACTACTTAATTTCATTCACTCGGTGGTCACACTTTTTGCAAGATTCCTTGGTTGGTCGACGTCGTACCCTCGTAGAACTGTCAGATGGTATGCTAGTAACTGCAACACGCAGAATAATTTCATAAGCAAAATGCTAAACACAATCTGTTTAAACTACACCTAAGTAGAACACTCTGCAAGGATAGGATACGAACAGCAATTAAACCGACAAAACGCAAGCACTGGATAGTATATGCTGCTAACACATGCAAGATGACGAACATTCATTTACAGTACTGCCTGGTCAAATCAGATCCGACAGAAGATCTGACAGAAACACAATCTTATCAATGAAGTACTCCTTACTGAAACTTAACGAGTAAAAAATGGATTTCTTATGAACCTTCAGGACTAGAAAGATTAGGCATTAATGTGCACGTGTCCTGCCCAATTCATTGGTTGCCACCAATAGTATATACCCTATAATACATTTTATATGCACCACAGGTTGCTGTGTTAGGTACATACCTGACTTTATACACTGCTAAATCATCTCGGACCAGTCTAGGATGTAAAAAAACTAGGGTTGCAAGCAGATTACACTGATATGTTTCACATTTGATAGTGCTCCACGAGTAACCAAATCTAAGccatatgattataaagaaatcctggCAGGCTATCCTATTAATAAATACGTTGTATCCTGTATTAGTATGATCATTCAATTGCAAAGTGAAAaggtaaaaaataaaattcatttcTATGTATAAACTCATGATCATAAAATACTAACTAAATGAATTTCCTGCAGTATTAACACTTAATAATCTATATCTTTATTTAAATCATATAATTACTAGATGCTCCTCATTTTTTTCCAGTctcataataaatttatattaactCTCTATCAAAGATTTTCTGTAAGTCAATAAAAATCACatgcaaaattttcttttcacTATATCTTTTCACTAATTGTTTAGATGAATAAATGGCTTCTATAATATCTTCCAGGCATAGATGACATAAAATTGTTTACACTAAAACATCCATAGCAAAATGGAAAGATGAAGTGAGTCTTTAGGTATAATTCAATGCCCAATATGAAATTGGTTTAGGCCTGGATTCCCAATTTGACCGACGTGCTGCCCCAGAGAAAAGCCAGCTTCTAGAATTCCATTTCAAAGATTGACTAGTAAATTTTTTTGTAATGGCTATCAGTTAGGTTTGAAAGTAGTTGGATGTAATACCCAAGCAATCTCAAGACAAAGTACAAAGGAGACCTGCAAATGTGGGCCTTGATGCCAAGTGGTTTGATTCTTTGGACCAAACTAGCTTCAAACAGTTACGGACTGGAGTCACTGGACTGCTTTGCTTTAGCAATGATTTTAAAAGTTTTAACTTACAGTAATATTTTGGTTTATATGGTTTTCTCTAAACCATAGTTTCAGATCTCGGTAGTAGACCTTGTACCTCGTACTGGTCGTTGGTCGAATCGGTATGGTATGGGTGCGGTGTATACCACCATACAGACACACGATACAATGCATTATTCCGGCAGGTTCTGATCATCATGAAAGAAGTATAGGGTAACTAGAAAATGGGAAGGGGGTTAAACATGTCCAAATCAAGCAGCAACAAGAAAAATATAACCTTTAATAAAATAAGGATTTCAACACCTTGTTTACTTGGAATTTGAGTCTGGCCAAGTTTGTATACATGGGAGAATATTACCATAAAAATCAGGCATTCTTCtttatttaacatgattgaaagaTGACGTTTCCCGGAGAGTTGTCCTAGGCAAACCATTTTCTTATCTGTCTTCTATTTATTATAATTTCCTCCTATTTCTCTAGTTCATAAAGCTTTTTCCCAGTGAAAATATATCCAGAAGAAAATCTAAAAGTTCTCTTGCTTCTTGCCTGCTTATATTGGTAATTTCACCTACTTTTAAGGACGAATAGCAAGGGGAACTGAAATTAGATAACTAAATTTATGCTGAACATGGGTCAATCCTTTATTACCTTAACCATCACACAGACAATGGAAATCAAAGAGAGGATATGACCAGAGGGTTTTGGGAAGGAAATGTAATAGAGATGAAAGAGCACCTGATTTGTTAAATGAAATGCTAAGAAACCGAATACTGCTATTTAGCTTTCTCAAAAATTTACTTTGAAGTTTGATGAGTAGAAAAGAGAGGAATGGGTAGGCCTAGAGATAAAGCAACCAAATCTTGACCCAGCATATAGAAATAATTGATATAAGAAATGAACTTACTATGGCAATGGCATTCTTAAAATTGCACATGTAATTCCTAGTTTCGAGTAATTGTACAAGGCatcttttatatcaataaatccaATATTATACAAGAAATATGTAAGATTTAACCCATAGGCATACCTGCATTGGAATAATGTTAATCACTGGCTGAAGGCAATCTGCAACCTGAGGAACTTCAATAACTCTGCAAGATCCCATGGGGCATACAGATGTTGCATCTCCTTCTGAGCACATCACTATCAAACGCCCTTTCCGTGCATGAAGCTGTTGAATAACTGACTGTTGCTTACTGTTGGCAACATGTAAATAAATGTTCAGAAAACAGGTGCTTTCTATAAAAGAAAAATTGTCAAACAGAGACTGACCTGAAGCAAGCATCATGTGTAGCAATAACAATGATTGGAAGAGTCTCATCCACCAAAGCTAATGGACCATGTTTCATTTCACCAGCAAGCATACCCTCACTGTGCATGAGTGCAACTTCTTTCACTTTTAGAGCACCCTCCAAAGCAGTGGCATAGTTGTATCCTCTGCCAAATACAAGGAGAGACTGAGTGTCTATCAAAGACTTGGCAAGATCTCTCATTTCACCATCAAGTTTCAGAACCTCAGAGACTTTTTCTGCAagcaaaatgataaaaaaattgataataattcaATGTACTTATACAGCCTTTATGATGAaaatatattttcattaaaaactgtGCCGGACATCTATCATTCCTGTAGGATATAAACATCAGCAACAATCATACTTGGTAGGTCTGAAAGACCATTTATAATAGCCTCTCTTCTAGCTTGAGTTGATATTTTGTCAGCTCCAATAGCCAATGCCATCATAGCCATGACCACTATCTGACTTGTGTATGCCTGACACAAAGAGAACAAGAAATGCAAAATATGGTACagtggagaagaaaaagaaaattgattgTTCTTACCTTCGTACTAGCAACTCCTATCTCACATCCTGCATTAATGTGAACACCACAGTGTGTTCTTCTAGCTAATGTACTACCAACAGTATTTGTCACACCAACACATAATGCCCCATTTCCCAAAGCATACTCAAGAGCTAGTAGGGTATCAGCAGTTTCCCCAGACTGACTGACAAAAACTGCTGTATCTTCTCTGTAAATTGGACCTTGTCTATCCAGCAAGTCGCTTGCCAGCTCCATGGTGACAGGGATACCTTATTTTAGAAGTAAAACCACATtcaattaataagtatttatcttgcagttaaaaattaaaatatcaagcCAACCCAGTTTTACCAGAGAGCTCTTCTAAAAATGGTCTTGCAGCTAAAGCTGCATTGTAACTTGTACCACAACCAATGAAAATGATCCTTCTGCTATGCCTGATTGTTTTCAGGTGGTCCTTGAGTCCACCCAGAACAACACTATTATCTTTGAGTCTGCCTCTCATCGTGGTAGTTAAAGAATGTGGTTGTTCATGTATTTCTTTCTGCATGAAGTGATCATAGTTTCCCTTCTTTATTTGCTCAACCTCCATTTCAAGCACAGATAATGCTCGTTGCACTGATGCAGGCTTCTCTCTGCCATAATCGAACTTCAAAATTGATACACAACCATCctgaataaataaaagaaaatcagAATAGTTACTGTTCCAATTCAAGTAGAGCATGAACATCTTGGACTACATCaccattcaataaaaaaaatcagtttGACAGGCTAAACCAATATGAAAACAATATGACTAGTCAATATTCGTAGAAACAGCCACACCAATTAGTTAGTACATATGTCACATGTAAGCACATATATAGTTCACATAAAAGTATTTTAATAagtatataagttaaaaaaagcaatacaaaatctatttaagtaataaataaatacattatgTATATGCTACAGCCAAATCAAGAGATTATGCAATGATATTTATACTCAACTAAAAAGGTATTTAAATAATGAGTCATAAAAAAACAAATAAAGGTTGTCAACCAGAAACATAGCTGATGCAATCTAAAGGACTTCATGGTTGCAATCATCAATGGTTCTATTGTTTAACAAACTACATAATCAGTGCTATACAGTAATAAGTTAAAAATTACACCTAATAGGTGCTGTATCACATCAAAAGAAAGCAGAGCCTCCAAAAGAGATtacaagagggagaagaagagactACCAAATCAAGAGAACTCTATCACATAAAAGAAAGTAATAACATTTTAAGAATGAGCACTGGGCTTATAAGTTCACATACTAATAGGGCTACTAGTGCTTGCTACTACTAAAACAACTCAATGTCGAAGGAATTCTTTATTATATAGAAAAACAAGCTATAATTACTAAAAAATGCTTAAAATATCCTTATTGCTTCCACTCTTTATTGTAGTTGCGCTGGTTGGTCCCTATTTGATGCCTTAGGAAGGTCAGCAGCCCTTCAGGAAATGCTTGGTGCCAACTATTAAGCCAGAAACCCCATCCAACGTGGACTGATTCTGGCTAGACATGTATAGGAGCTGATCATCTCGAATCCAAGTTGGTATCTCTTCTCGAAGTTGGATCCTGCATATACTATCATATGTGTTGCATATGCAGCAGCATACTACATTTAGGAACAACACAATTGTAGAAATATAAAGCACAGGATTTCCTTACTGATATGGAAAATCCAGAGGTATGCTCCTTTGTGATCTAGGTGATTAGCGTTTGAATCCACAAACACAATCCCTACTTGCAGAGATAATACTAAGTACATACACCCTCCTCTAGATGCCTCATGGTGCATGCACCATTCACTGATACATCCTTTTTGTGTATATTTGAAAATATAAATTCAATAAAAAGAAGCGAACAAGCACTTTACACATGTCAAGCTGGAACAGCAAGGACTAGAGATGTGCATAAGATGAGAAATGAACAGAGGTCCAAAGCATGACAATTAAGCAATTTCCAATGCAGACAAAACAATTTGAATAAATAAACCTTCCATCTAAAACTACTAGCACATGCCTGGTAAGAAAAACTCATCATAGCTAGGGCTATTATGCTTGGGGAATGAAATCGTCCAAGAAATTTATACTAGGGGAAAAAATAGTAAATTgctgaaaaaaatagaaattagaTCTCAAGCTTGTCTTTCAGGCTTACAAGTACTCATTATATACGAGTTATGGAAGAAAATCTCTTTATACCAAAAAAACTACACTGTAAAGGAACTCTAAAACTCTTGACTATGGCTCCTCAGAGCTGAACAACTAACCTAACAGGATAATTAGACACTAGATCAACTCAAAATAGTACCTTAAAGACTCCCTCAAACAGCTTCTAATAGTAATGGCATAAATCAATCCAAAATCCCTTCAAAGTTTACAAAATGTCTATTCATAATAGTAGTGAGGAGGCTTGGTCAACCCTATTCATTTCCATGAACAAGAGTTGCTCAGCAACGTCATTCTCACTAGAACTAAGATAACTACACTAGACAGCTTGATATCCACTCTCTTCCAAATCTAAATTGATCTCTAATAGTGTAGAGTCCTGTGACAGATTTTACCAAGTTACGGTGGACATGTACCAGGCTATATAGAGCTATTTCATGTTTAATTCTAGGGATTGCACCAAGTTGTAAGAAGCTGAACCACGTTGCTAAGCCTTTTTTAGCTTTTTTGATGCCCCAAAGGCTGAACTATGGCCAAGGAGACCTTAGCTAAGCCATGGGCTAACAGGAGGGTTCCAGCAGGCACATTGTATAACAACAACCCATTACTTTATATTGCCAAAGAAACAAGATTTCCTTTGAATTCGTCGTTTGCATTTCAAGGCTACGCTTAGACTTGCTAGACAAAAGTCGAAGAAGGAAAGATATCTGGTCAATCATACAATTTAAATGATTTGACCTAGTAACATGAAAATGGACTTAACCCCTCTCAACCTAAGTTCAGTGATCAATTGCCTTGGCAATTGCCATTACCACAACTGTTGGTTAGAGATATCAACTTGATTTGTTTCAATATTTCCTAGGAGTTGTTAGGGCTGGTTTCAGTAATAAAG is from Musa acuminata AAA Group cultivar baxijiao chromosome BXJ3-8, Cavendish_Baxijiao_AAA, whole genome shotgun sequence and encodes:
- the LOC103973584 gene encoding glutamine--fructose-6-phosphate aminotransferase [isomerizing] 1, giving the protein MCGIFAFLNYNVARERRYILEVLFNGLRRLEYRGYDSSGIAIDADLRSPVTIDKGEGNDGGEEASRLPYNSAPPLVFRQEGKIESLVRSVYSEVDAMDLNLEKSFSVHAGIAHTRWATHGVPSPRNSHPQSSGACNEFLVVHNGIITNYEVLKETLIRHGFTFESETDTEVIPKLAKFVFDKARDEEGEQTVTFSQVVTEVMRQLEGAYALIFKSAHYPNELIACKRGSTLILGVKELSDDKNSGKLFHDVKALTKDEKPKELFFSSDLCAIVEHTKNYLAIEDNEVVHIKDGCVSILKFDYGREKPASVQRALSVLEMEVEQIKKGNYDHFMQKEIHEQPHSLTTTMRGRLKDNSVVLGGLKDHLKTIRHSRRIIFIGCGTSYNAALAARPFLEELSGIPVTMELASDLLDRQGPIYREDTAVFVSQSGETADTLLALEYALGNGALCVGVTNTVGSTLARRTHCGVHINAGCEIGVASTKAYTSQIVVMAMMALAIGADKISTQARREAIINGLSDLPKKVSEVLKLDGEMRDLAKSLIDTQSLLVFGRGYNYATALEGALKVKEVALMHSEGMLAGEMKHGPLALVDETLPIIVIATHDACFSKQQSVIQQLHARKGRLIVMCSEGDATSVCPMGSCRVIEVPQVADCLQPVINIIPMQLLAYHLTVLRGYDVDQPRNLAKSVTTE